In Chloroflexota bacterium, a genomic segment contains:
- a CDS encoding transposase: EVLLGQWRRIYNEVRPHSALGYRPPAPEAMLPRLAFSSSAGLI; the protein is encoded by the coding sequence GAGGTGCTCCTCGGACAGTGGAGGCGAATCTACAACGAGGTCCGGCCCCACAGCGCCCTCGGCTACCGCCCGCCAGCGCCTGAGGCGATGTTGCCACGACTGGCGTTCAGCAGTTCCGCCGGACTAATATAG